A part of Meleagris gallopavo isolate NT-WF06-2002-E0010 breed Aviagen turkey brand Nicholas breeding stock chromosome 26, Turkey_5.1, whole genome shotgun sequence genomic DNA contains:
- the DRD2 gene encoding D(2) dopamine receptor isoform X1 — protein sequence MDPLNLSWYNTGDRNWSKPLNESSADQKPQYNYYAVLLTLLIFVIVFGNVLVCMAVSREKALQTTTNYLIVSLAVADLLVATLVMPWVVYLEVVGEWRFSRIHCDIFVTLDVMMCTASILNLCAISIDRYTAVAMPMLYNTRYSSKRRVTVMIAVVWVLSFAISSPILFGLNKAGELCHLQLAVGIYLALRGRVLLPLWVLSDGAGGCWCRSNSGVSEPETFCLPDERECIIANPAFVVYSSVVSFYVPFIVTLLVYVQIYMVLRRRRKRVTTKRSSHGLDSDTHAPLKDKCTHPEDVKLCTVIVKSNGSFQVNKRKVEAESHIEMEMEMVSSTSPPERTIAKAAAPSNHQLVVPVASSRCTLDSPGKVEKNGHAKENLHTAKVFEIQSMPNGKTRSTLLKAMNRRKLSQQKEKKATQMLAIVLGVFIICWLPFFITHILNMHCDCNIPPAMYSAFTWLGYVNSAVNPIIYTTFNIEFRKAFMKILHC from the exons ATGGATCCcctaaacctctcctggtaCAACACCGGGGACAGGAACTGGAGCAAGCCGCTCAACGAGTCCAGTGCAGACCAGAAGCCTCAGTATAACTACTATGCCGTGCTGCTCACCCTCCTCATCTTCGTCATTGTGTTTGGCAACGTGCTGGTCTGCATGGCTGTGTCCAGGGAGAAAGCCCTGCAGACCACCACCAATTACCTGATCGTCAGCCTGGCGGTGGCGGATCTCCTGGTGGCCACGCTGGTCATGCCCTGGGTGGTCTATCTGGAG GTGGTTGGGGAGTGGAGGTTCAGTCGGATCCACTGTGATATCTTCGTCACCCTTGATGTCATGATGTGCACCGCCAGTATCCTCAACCTCTGTGCCATCAGCATTGACAG GTACACTGCCGTAGCGATGCCAATGCTGTACAACACCCGCTACAGCTCCAAGCGCCGGGTCACCGTCATGATTGCCGTGGTCTGGGTGCTCTCATTTGCCATCTCCAGCCCAATCCTGTTTGGCCTCAACAAGGCAGGTGAGTTGTGCCACCTGCAGCTGGCTGTTGGCATCTACCTGGCTCTGCGAGGTAGAGTGCTCCTTCCACTCTGGGTGCTCTCAGATGGAGCAGGGGGATGTTGGTGCAGGTCCAACAGCGGGGTCAGCGAGCCCGAAACCTTCTGTCTTCCAGATGAGAGGGAGTGCATCATTGCCAATCCTGCCTTCGTCGTGTATTCCTCCGTTGTCTCCTTCTACGTCCCCTTCATCGTCACCCTGCTGGTGTACGTGCAGATCTACATGGTGCTCCGCAGGCGCAGGAAGCGCGTCACCACCAAGCGCAGCAGCCACGGCCTGGACTCGGACACGCATGCGCCGCTGAAG GACAAATGCACTCATCCAGAAGACGTGAAGCTCTGCACAGTTATTGTGAAGTCCAATGGGAGTTTCCAAGTTAATAAGCGCAAAGTG GAGGCGGAAAGTCACATAGAGATGGAAATGGAGATGGTGTCCAGTACCAGTCCCCCTGAGAGAACCATTGCCAAGGCAGCAGCACCAAGCAACCACCAGCTGGTTGTGCCCGTTGCCTCAAGCCGGTGCACCTTGGACAGCCCTGGGAAAGTAGAGAAGAATGGACATGCCAAAGAAAATCTGCACACAGCCAAGGTCTTTGAGATCCAGTCCATGCCTAATGGCAAGACGAGGAGCACTCTTCTCAAGGCTATGAACAGGAGGAAACTCtcacagcagaaggagaagaaagccaCCCAGATGCTAGCCATTGTACTTG GTGTTTTCATCATCTGCTGGCTCCCATTCTTCATCACTCACATCTTGAACATGCACTGCGATTGCAACATCCCCCCAGCAATGTACAGCGCCTTTACGTGGCTTGGATATGTCAACAGTGCTGTCAATCCAATTATTTACACCACCTTCAATATTGAATTTCGCAAGGCTTTCATGAAGATCCTCCACTgttaa
- the DRD2 gene encoding D(2) dopamine receptor (The RefSeq protein has 11 substitutions, 3 frameshifts compared to this genomic sequence) — protein sequence MDPLNLSWYNTGDRNWSEPVNESSADQKPQYNYYAVLLTLLIFVIVFGNVLVCMAVSREKALQTTTNYLIVSLAVADLLVATLVMPWVVYLEVVGEWRFSRIHCDIFVTLDVMMCTASILNLCAISIDRYTAAAMPMLYNTRYSSKRRVTVMIACVWVLSFAISSPILFGLNKADERECIIANPAFVVYSSVVSFYVPFIVTLLVYVQIYMVLRRRRKRHTKRSSHGLDSDTHAPLKDKCTHPENVKLGTVIVKSNGSFQVNKRKCEAESHIKMEMEMMSSTSPPERTIVKAAAPSNHQLVVPVASSRSTLDSPGKVEKNGHAKENLHTAKVFEIQSMPNGKTRSTLLKAMNRRKLSQQKEKKATQMLAIVLGVFIICWLPFFITHILNMHCDCNIPPAMYSAFTWLGYVNSAVNPIIYTTFNIEFRKAFMKILHC from the exons ATGGATCCcctaaacctctcctggtaCAACACCGGGGACAGGAACTGGAGCAAGCCGCTCAACGAGTCCAGTGCAGACCAGAAGCCTCAGTATAACTACTATGCCGTGCTGCTCACCCTCCTCATCTTCGTCATTGTGTTTGGCAACGTGCTGGTCTGCATGGCTGTGTCCAGGGAGAAAGCCCTGCAGACCACCACCAATTACCTGATCGTCAGCCTGGCGGTGGCGGATCTCCTGGTGGCCACGCTGGTCATGCCCTGGGTGGTCTATCTGGAG GTGGTTGGGGAGTGGAGGTTCAGTCGGATCCACTGTGATATCTTCGTCACCCTTGATGTCATGATGTGCACCGCCAGTATCCTCAACCTCTGTGCCATCAGCATTGACAG GTACACTGCCGTAGCGATGCCAATGCTGTACAACACCCGCTACAGCTCCAAGCGCCGGGTCACCGTCATGATTGCCGTGGTCTGGGTGCTCTCATTTGCCATCTCCAGCCCAATCCTGTTTGGCCTCAACAAGGCAG ATGAGAGGGAGTGCATCATTGCCAATCCTGCCTTCGTCGTGTATTCCTCCGTTGTCTCCTTCTACGTCCCCTTCATCGTCACCCTGCTGGTGTACGTGCAGATCTACATGGTGCTCCGCAGGCGCAGGAAGCGCGTCACCACCAAGCGCAGCAGCCACGGCCTGGACTCGGACACGCATGCGCCGCTGAAG GACAAATGCACTCATCCAGAAGACGTGAAGCTCTGCACAGTTATTGTGAAGTCCAATGGGAGTTTCCAAGTTAATAAGCGCAAAGTG TGA GAGGCGGAAAGTCACATAGAGATGGAAATGGAGATGGTGTCCAGTACCAGTCCCCCTGAGAGAACCATTGCCAAGGCAGCAGCACCAAGCAACCACCAGCTGGTTGTGCCCGTTGCCTCAAGCCGGTGCACCTTGGACAGCCCTGGGAAAGTAGAGAAGAATGGACATGCCAAAGAAAATCTGCACACAGCCAAGGTCTTTGAGATCCAGTCCATGCCTAATGGCAAGACGAGGAGCACTCTTCTCAAGGCTATGAACAGGAGGAAACTCtcacagcagaaggagaagaaagccaCCCAGATGCTAGCCATTGTACTTG GTGTTTTCATCATCTGCTGGCTCCCATTCTTCATCACTCACATCTTGAACATGCACTGCGATTGCAACATCCCCCCAGCAATGTACAGCGCCTTTACGTGGCTTGGATATGTCAACAGTGCTGTCAATCCAATTATTTACACCACCTTCAATATTGAATTTCGCAAGGCTTTCATGAAGATCCTCCACTgttaa
- the DRD2 gene encoding D(2) dopamine receptor isoform X2 encodes MDPLNLSWYNTGDRNWSKPLNESSADQKPQYNYYAVLLTLLIFVIVFGNVLVCMAVSREKALQTTTNYLIVSLAVADLLVATLVMPWVVYLEVVGEWRFSRIHCDIFVTLDVMMCTASILNLCAISIDRYTAVAMPMLYNTRYSSKRRVTVMIAVVWVLSFAISSPILFGLNKADERECIIANPAFVVYSSVVSFYVPFIVTLLVYVQIYMVLRRRRKRVTTKRSSHGLDSDTHAPLKDKCTHPEDVKLCTVIVKSNGSFQVNKRKVEAESHIEMEMEMVSSTSPPERTIAKAAAPSNHQLVVPVASSRCTLDSPGKVEKNGHAKENLHTAKVFEIQSMPNGKTRSTLLKAMNRRKLSQQKEKKATQMLAIVLGVFIICWLPFFITHILNMHCDCNIPPAMYSAFTWLGYVNSAVNPIIYTTFNIEFRKAFMKILHC; translated from the exons ATGGATCCcctaaacctctcctggtaCAACACCGGGGACAGGAACTGGAGCAAGCCGCTCAACGAGTCCAGTGCAGACCAGAAGCCTCAGTATAACTACTATGCCGTGCTGCTCACCCTCCTCATCTTCGTCATTGTGTTTGGCAACGTGCTGGTCTGCATGGCTGTGTCCAGGGAGAAAGCCCTGCAGACCACCACCAATTACCTGATCGTCAGCCTGGCGGTGGCGGATCTCCTGGTGGCCACGCTGGTCATGCCCTGGGTGGTCTATCTGGAG GTGGTTGGGGAGTGGAGGTTCAGTCGGATCCACTGTGATATCTTCGTCACCCTTGATGTCATGATGTGCACCGCCAGTATCCTCAACCTCTGTGCCATCAGCATTGACAG GTACACTGCCGTAGCGATGCCAATGCTGTACAACACCCGCTACAGCTCCAAGCGCCGGGTCACCGTCATGATTGCCGTGGTCTGGGTGCTCTCATTTGCCATCTCCAGCCCAATCCTGTTTGGCCTCAACAAGGCAG ATGAGAGGGAGTGCATCATTGCCAATCCTGCCTTCGTCGTGTATTCCTCCGTTGTCTCCTTCTACGTCCCCTTCATCGTCACCCTGCTGGTGTACGTGCAGATCTACATGGTGCTCCGCAGGCGCAGGAAGCGCGTCACCACCAAGCGCAGCAGCCACGGCCTGGACTCGGACACGCATGCGCCGCTGAAG GACAAATGCACTCATCCAGAAGACGTGAAGCTCTGCACAGTTATTGTGAAGTCCAATGGGAGTTTCCAAGTTAATAAGCGCAAAGTG GAGGCGGAAAGTCACATAGAGATGGAAATGGAGATGGTGTCCAGTACCAGTCCCCCTGAGAGAACCATTGCCAAGGCAGCAGCACCAAGCAACCACCAGCTGGTTGTGCCCGTTGCCTCAAGCCGGTGCACCTTGGACAGCCCTGGGAAAGTAGAGAAGAATGGACATGCCAAAGAAAATCTGCACACAGCCAAGGTCTTTGAGATCCAGTCCATGCCTAATGGCAAGACGAGGAGCACTCTTCTCAAGGCTATGAACAGGAGGAAACTCtcacagcagaaggagaagaaagccaCCCAGATGCTAGCCATTGTACTTG GTGTTTTCATCATCTGCTGGCTCCCATTCTTCATCACTCACATCTTGAACATGCACTGCGATTGCAACATCCCCCCAGCAATGTACAGCGCCTTTACGTGGCTTGGATATGTCAACAGTGCTGTCAATCCAATTATTTACACCACCTTCAATATTGAATTTCGCAAGGCTTTCATGAAGATCCTCCACTgttaa